ATCTCCGCAGGCCCCACCCAGGCGATGTGCCGGGGGGACGAGCAGGCCATCTGGCCGTACACGAACACGTCGTTCGCGAAGTCCCTCAGGAAGGTGTCCCAGGACGCGGCGTCCATGGCAACGATCGTCGCGGCGTCGAATACCGCCATCGAGAACCGGTCGGGGAACACGACGTCCGTCGCCCATGGGCGCAGCGGCGCCTCGCGGATCGCGCGGATGGCCCCGTCGCCCCCCCAGATCACCCGCAGGTCACACGCGGCCCCCAGCCGCGCGTTCGTGGCGCGGTCGTGCTCGAACGACACGAACACGGTCCGCTCGCGAACCGCCTCGAACGTCGGGGAGGCGAGCACCTCGCGCAGCGCGCCCAGGAGCACCTCCGCCGTCCGATCGCGGCGTTGCGACAACCGGACGACGTTGGCGTTGCCGGCGAGCACCGAAAGCAGCCACGAATAGGCGAAGATCGTGTCCACGTTCGACGGCGCGTAGTGCAGCACCAGCCCCCGGGCCGCCGCCACGTCGCCCCCCATCGTGCTCTCGAATCGGCGCCGGAGCTCCTCGAGGCGCGACCGGCGCATCCAGTAGGCGAACGCCACGAGGTCGGGAAGCGCCCGAAGTTCCGGGTCGGCGAGCAGGCGCGAGGACAAGGTCGCGACGAAGTCCACGGCGATGCCGTCGAACGGGCGCGCCCGGGCGCGCTCCGCCGCACGCGCGCAGGCGTCCTCGAGCGTCGAGGCGCCCGCCGGAGCGAGCAGGACCTCAGCCACGGGCACCCTCGACGGATGCGGCGTGCGTGTCGCTGCACCCCCGAAGCTCCGCCTGCGGCGCCCGGCCGGAGACGCGGAAATACCGGCCCAGCCTCCCGGTCGGACAGTCGTCCTCCCCCTCGATCACCCCGAGATCCTCCGTCAGCAGGCTGTGACCGGGATAACTCCGCGGCACGACGCTGAGGACCTGGAGCAATCCCGACGCGCCGAACGAAAGCGGCCGGAGCGTGCGTGGATCGCGCACGATGACCTCCGCGAACGCCGGTGCGTGCAGGTGGCCCTCCGCGCATTCGACGAAGACCGACCCGGCCTGCTCCACCATCCCGTAGTAGTTCACCACGCGGCCGATGCCGAACCGCTCACGCAGCGCGTCGCGGAACTCCCCTGCGCCGACCTGCTCTTCCGCGAGCTTCTTCCATCCGCCGCCGTGAAGGAGGATCCCCCCCGGAAAGTCGAATCGGCGATCCTCCCGCCGCGCCGCCTCCACCAGGTGCCGCCACACCATGAACGTGAAGCCGAAGAAGAAGACGGGTCCCGATCCGAATCGCGACTGGAAGGACTCGAGCGCGCCCCAGTCGGGACGCATGTCCTCCCCGAGGAGGTAGACGTGATCGCGCCCGAACGTGGCGAAGCCGAGCAGGCCCGCCCCCCGCGCCGAGAACTCCGCGCGGTCCTTGACGACGCCCGGATGGTCCACGAAGGCCATCGGCAATCGTGCCGCGCCGAGCTCCGCGCGGAGGATCGAGGTGAGCGCCCGGGATTGGAGCGACGCGGTGTCCCGATCCAGCGGGACGCGCGACGGGCGCTGCCCCGTCGTTCCGCTCGAGGTGAGCACCTTCACCACGGCCGACGCGGGCACGCTCGCGAGGTGCTCGGCCTTGAACAACGAGACCGGCAGGAACGGGAGGTCCTCGAGAGCCCCACCACCCGTCGCGGGGAGCTCGAGCCGCACGCCGCTCACGATGCGGTCGTAGGCCGGGCACCGCTCGCGATGAAATGCGTGCAACGCGGCGAGCTCCGCCCCGAGGTAGGCGGCCTTCTCGGCCTTCCCGAGCGCGTACGGCTCGGGGAGACGGGGCAGCGCGAGGTCCGTCATGCGGGCAGGTGCTCCGCGAGGATCGCCGGGTAATCGACCTTTCCGGTCGGCGTTCGCGGGATGCGCCGTCCGTCGACCACGCGGACCGCGGTCGGGTTGAGCGCGAACCGGCTCGTGAGAAGGCGCTCGGCCTCCGGCCGCCGCTCGGGACTCTCGAGCAGAACCACGATCCGGTCGTCGACGCCGTGGCAGGCGACGGCCTCTCCCATGGCCGCCGCCATGGCGACCTCCAGTTCGTCGAGGTTGACCCGGTGGCCGAACAGCTTCACGAAGCGACGCAGTCGGCCGGTGATGAAGTAGTAGCCCTCGTCGTCGCGCCGCCCGAGATCCCCCGTGCGCAGCGTCCCGCCGAGCTCGTCGCCGCGGGAGAGATCCGCCCGCGCGGTGGCGTAGCCGAGCATGACGTTCGGGCCGCGGTACACGATCTCGCCGTCGTCGCCGTCGATCGACAACGCGCCCCCGGGGATCGCCCGGCCGATCGAGCCGAGTTTGCGCGGGAGGGCGTCGGGGGGCACGAAGCTGATGCGCGCGGTCGCCTCCGTCTGGCCGTACATCACGAAGAACCGCGCGCCGCCGCGCGTCGCGGCGCGTGCGAAGTGATCCTGGAGCGCGGGTTCGAGCCGGCCCCCGGCCTGCGTCATCGTCCGGAGCGATCGGTGGGTTCCCGGGTCGAACCGCAGCCGGTGCAGCGTCGCGTAGGTAAAGGGCACGCCCGCGATCGACGTGGCGCGCTGCTCCGCCAGGAGCGTCCAGAACGCGCGATCCACCACGCTCGCATCGGTCAGGACCACGGTGGCGCCCGCGAGAAGATGACTGTTGAGGACCGAGAGGCCGTACGAGTAATGCAGGGCGAGCGACGCGAGCGGGCGCTCGTCCGCCCCGATCTCGAGGTAGCTCGCGATGGACGCGGCGTTCGCCTGGAGGTTCGCCGCCGACAGTCGCACGAGCTTGGGGCTCCCCGTGGTCCCCGAAGTCGACAACATGATCGCGAGCGCGTCGTGGGGAGGCGCGTCGTCCGAAGGCGCCGTGCGTACCCACAACGCGCCCTCGCGGGAATCGAGCCACGACGGCGCGAGGCGGTACCCCGGAGGCGCCGCGAACGGGACGGTCGCGGCGATCCAGTCCGGCCTGTAGGTCTCGATCAGCTGGTGCTGGAGCGGCTCGGCAAGCGAGGCGTTCGCCAGGTACGCCGCGGCGCCTCCGCGGAGCGCGGCGAGGTACGCCGCGACCGTCGCGGGCCGGTTGCGTCCCAGGACGAACCCCAGCGACTTGCGCCCGCCGCCGGGGAATGCCGCCGCGAGGTCGTCCGCGGAACGGAGCAGCTCGCCGTACGTGACGCTGGCGCCGGACGCGCCGTCGACGAGCGCCGGTCGGGCCGCTTCGACCCGGAGCTCCCAGAATCCGTTCATACCCGGAACCCGCCGTCGACGCCGACGACCTGACCGGTGACGTACGCGGATTCCGGCCCCACGAGGAAGGCCACCGTCGCCGCGACGTCCTCGGCGCTTGCGGGCCGTCCGAACGGAATCGCGGCGATCGAGCGCTCGCGCTCCTCGGGCCTGAGATTCCGCGTCATCTCGGTGTCCACGAATCCGGGCGCGACCGCATTGACGCGGATCCCCAGCGGAGCGAGCTCCTTGGACGCGGCGAGCGTCGCGCCGATCACTCCCGCCTTGCTCGCCGCGTACGCGCAGTAACCCGCGCCGCCGCGTGTCCCCAGGATCGACGCCAGATTGACGATCGCGCCGTGTTTGCGCCTGGCCATCAGCCGCGACGCGTGGTTCATGTGGAGGAGCGTGGCGGTCAGGTTGACCCGCACCATCCGCTCCACGTGCGCCGGGGTGATCATTCCCAGCGGCGCCGCTTCGAGCACCCCCGCGTTGTTCACCAGCACGTCCAGCCTGCGCCAGAGCCGGTGGATCTCGCCGAAGGCCCGGCCGATCGCGGCGGCGTCCTCCACGTCGTAGACGATCCGGGAAGGCTCCGGCGCGCCGTGTTCACGGACGGCGGCCGAGGTGTCGAGCAGCCCCTCCTCGGAACGGGCGCTCAAGACGAGCTGGTACGAACGGGCCGCGAGCGCCAGGGCGACGGCGCGACCGATCCCCCGCGAGGCCCCGGTCACGAACGCAACCGGTCGGTCCACTTCGTTCGGAGCGGGCGTTTCGGTCATCTCAGAACCCGACGCCGTGCCTCCCAAGGATGTCTCGCGCCTTGGCGACACTGCTCAACTCGATCACCTCCTCGGTGTCGAGCATGAGGTCGAACTCGTCCTCCAGCGCCGCCACGAGCGCCATGTGAGACACCGAATCCCATTGGAGGATGCTCCGGTAGGAAAGCTCGTCCGTCACCGCGTCCCGTCCGATCCCCAGAACGCGGCAGAACACCGAAGCGAGACGCTCGTCATTCATCACACCGCCCACTCGCCGAACGCCGCGGCCCTCGTACACGACCCGACGCGGCGAGCGACACGGCCGCAGGAACATACCGTCAGGGCCACCCCCGCGCAAGGGCCCCGGGGGACCGTCGGGGAGCGGCGCGGCTGTGGCAGGATGGCGCCGCTCGCGAGCGCGGCGATCGCGACGGGAGGGGCCCGATGGAGGAACGTTTGCGCGGTGCGCGACTGCGCGACGCGACGCTCGGGGACTTCGAGGCGGTGGCCGCGCTGAAGTCCCGGATCGGCTGGGGGCGCGATTCCGCCGCGACTTGGTCCTGGTTGTGGGAACGAAACCCGGCCCTCGCGACGGACACGCGACGGCCGCCCATCGGCTGGGTGGTCGAGCGCGACCACCGGGTCGTCGGCTATTTCGGAAACGTCCCGCAGGTCTATCACTACCGCGGCCGCCGCATCCTGGCCGGCGCCGCGATCGGACTGTGCGTGGATCCCGCGTGCCGTGGCGCGGGGTACGGCATGGAGCTGGTGAAGGCGTGGTGCCATCAGGACCGGGTCGACCTCGCCATCTCCACGACGACGAGCCCGCAGGTCCGCACGATGATGCTGGCCGCCGGCGCGCTCGATCTCCCCCAGCCCGACTACGCGCGGGCGCTCCACTGGATCGTCGAGCCTCGCGGCGTGGCGGCGGCGCTCCTGCGCAAGGCGGGTCTCGCGTCCCCGCTCGCCGGGGCCGCCGCGTGGCCGGCGGGGGCCGCGCTCCGCGCGTGGGACGTGATCCTGGGCCGACGGCGGCCGTCGGTGCCCGACGGCTTCGACGTGGCGGTCGACCGGGAGCCCGGGTTCGGCCCGGAGTACGACGACCTGTGGCGGCGCGTCACGCAGACGGCGAGGGGGCTTCTCGCGTGCCGTTCCGCCGAGTCGCTGCGTTGGCATTTCGGCGGACCGACGCTCGAGGGCGCCGTCCGGATCCTGACGTGCCGGCGCGGAGGCGCTCTTGCCGGATACGCGGTCTCCATGCGCGTGGACGCCGCGGGCGTGCAACTGCGTCGGTGGCGCCTGGTCGACCTCCTGGTCGAACACGGCGATCGCGCCGCCGTCGCGGCGCTGCTCGCGGCGGCGTTCCACGCGGCGCGCGAGGAAGGCGCGCACGTGCTCGAGGTGATCGGATACCCGGAGGAGATCCGCGCGGTGTTCGCCGAGAGCCGACCCGGCTCGCGCGTGCTCGGCGACTGTCCGTTCCAGTGGTCGGTTCGGAGCGCCGAGGTCGCGAAGGAGCTGGGTACCGCCCCCGCGTGGTACGCCACCCCCTACGACGGAGACGCCGCGCTGTTGTTCCTGGAGTGAGCGGTCGCGCAGCTCACGGAGCGTGAAGCGCGACGATGCGCACGCGATCGTCGAAGCCGGCGACGGCCTGGCCGCTGAACATGGCGACGGGCGCTCGACCCTCGGCCTGGGGCAGGACGACGGTTCCGAACTGGAAGTACCGCAGCGACCAGGGGTCCTTGCGGTAACGCGCCGCCGGCCTCCAGTCGGCGCCGTCGCGGCTGACGAACACGCACGCCGAGCGATCGGGATTGACGCGACTCGGCTCGACGCACGTCGAGACCACCCGCAGGTCGCCGAATCGGGCGGCGTACAACGAGGAGCCGGGGATCGCCGCGAGCGTCGTCGTCCTCCCGGTCGCCTTCTCGAGTCGGATGATGGCGTTGGGCTCCGTCTCCGAGTCGGTGCCGAAGATCAGGGCGTCGGGCTCGACGATGGCGCCGACCGCTCTCGCGTGTTGCGTCCCGCGCAGGACCCAGGTGACCCGCGAGAGGTCCGCGTCGAACAGGCCGACGCCGGGCTCGTGCCGGTAGTCCCCGACGAGGACCCAGTACGAGCCGAGATGGGGATCCCAGATCAGATTGTGCACGTGCCGGATCTCGCCGGCCGGGAACGTGTAGGCGACCTCGAAATGCCGTCCGTCGTCCGACGCGTAGACGTGAACCTCGCGACGCTCCGCGTTGTCGCCGTATTCTCCGAACAACACGCGGCCCGACGGATGCACGCTCAGGTTGATGGGGCGCGACCCGCGCTGGAACGCGAACACCCGCTGCATCGCCGTCTCGCCGTGCCGCGCGAGATAGACGCCGTCCCGCGCGACCGCGAGGCGGCTTCCGTCGCGACGGACGACGAACGCCTGCACGTCGTGCCGGAAAAGCCTGGCCAGCAGCCGCGGCGCACACGCGGCACGTCGCCAGGCCGCGGCGGGAACGACGCAGTCGACGACCCAGCGCTTTCCGAGGTCCTCCGAACGGAGTACCGTATGGCGTCGCGCCACGTGGAGCGTCCCGCCCTCGCTCACCCAGAGGGCGCGCCCCCGGGCCCGACCCAGATCGACGAAATCCTGCGAGTTTCCCGGGACGCCCATCTCATGCGCTCCGCGACGGCGATCGCTTCGTGCCGTGCCCGACGTGCTCGAGAAGTCGGAGGATCCCTTCGGCGCTGCGCTGCCACGTGAACTCCCCGGCTCGCGCTCGCCCCCGGGCTCCGAGTTGCTCGGCCAGCCGCTCGTCCGTCAGGGCCCGCTCGACGGCGGCCGCCACGTCGTCGACGCGATCGGGATCCACCAGCAATGCGGCGTCCCCGACCAGCTCCGGCATCACCGAGCGATCCGAGACGATCAACGGCCTTCCGGAGGCCATCGCCTCGAGCACCAGGTTCGGACAGTTCTCGCACGCCGAGAGGAAGACCACGACCGCAGCGCCCGCGTGGAGGAGCGAGAGCGCGTCGTGTTCCACCGAGCCGAGGAAATGGACGCGGCCGGCCACGCCCAGCCGCTCGGCCTCGTCCCGCAGCGAGCGGGCGTAGTCCGCGTCGAACGGGGTCCCGGCCACCACGAGCTCGAGCGACCCCGCCGGCCCGGAAGTCATCCGCGCGAGCGCGCGGATCGGCGATTCGACCTTCTTGTACCGGTAGAGGTGCGAGGCGTACAGGGCGTACGGCCCGCGGACGCCCCAGCGCTCCCGCACGGCGCGCCGCGCCGCCTCGCGGTCGCCTCCCCCGAATCCGGGGTCCACGCCGTGGTAGACGACGGCCTCCTCGCGGGGGACCACGTGCGTGCCGCGGAGGGCGTCGGCGCGACCCGTCCGGCTCAGGAACACGGTCGCCTGCGCGCGGCCGATGAAGTACCGCGTCGCCCGGGCCAGCAGGCGGAGCCTCATCCGCGACCGGAAGGACTCGACCGACCAGAGCTCGGGGTAGAACGGGAGCACGTTGTGCACCACGATCACGCGCGGCACGCCCCCGGCGAAATGGGTGAGGTTCGCCGGGGCGAACACCACGTCCTGACGGGATGCCAGGAGCCGGAACGGGAGCACGACGTTTTCCCAGATCAGGCGGCGCGCCGCATCGACTCCGCGGAACCCCACCACCTCCCACGTCACGTTCGGCGCGCCGAGGGTCCGGAAGTCGGCGAGATCCTCACGCGCGACGAACACGGTGAAGGCGTGCCGACGCCCCATCTCGAAGATCCGCGGCAGCACCTTGAGCAGGTGGGTCCTGCCGCCGCCCACGGTCGAACAGAGCGTGTTGACGGCGATCCGGAGCGCCGGAGGCTCGCCGGTCACGCCGCACCGACCGCCAGCGCGAACGACGCGACGCAGCGATCGAGCGAGCAGTACGCGCCCACCCAGGCCTGCGCGCGACGACCCGCGGCCTCCAGGTCGACCCCGGCGAGCGATTCGATGCGCCTCCGGAGCGCCGCCACGTCTCCCGCCGGAAACGACCAGCCCGTCTCCCCCTCGCGGATCAGGTCCGGCGTGTTGCCGACCGCGTCGGAGGCGACCACGGGGATGCCCGAGTGCATCGCCTCCACGACGACGAGCGGCCACGGATCCTCGCGGGACGGGAGCACCAGCACATCCGCCGCGGCGTAGAGTCCGGGAAGGGCCTCGAGCTGCTGGAACGGCAGAGGGACGACGCGCTTCGGCGCCGGGACCCTCGCGGCGAGGGCGTGGAGCTCGGGCTCGAGCGCCCCGGATCCGACCGCAAGCAGCGTGGTCGGCCCCTCGACCTCCGCGGCGGCGAACGCGGGGAGGAGGTCGTGGAATCCCTTGCGCTCGATCATCTGCCCCGAGAACAGGACGACGGTTCCTTCGAGACCCAGCCGCGCACGCGTGGCCGCGCGCAACTCCGCCCGCGCCGGGGCGGCGAGGCGGAAACGCGTCTCGTCGACGACGTTCGGGAACACGCTGAAGGGGACGCCCGGCCGGGTGAAGCGCCGGAGGTACTCCTCGGCCAGCCGCCCCGGCACGAGCACGTGGTCGGCGTGGCGCATCATCCAGCGCTTCGGCGCGGCGCGCAGCCCTTCGTCCGCGGGTTTCCCCACCGCGTTCGACTCCGCCCAGCTCACGACGCGGCGGCGGCGGCCGACGTGCACGCCCAACGCCGCCAGATACAGCGTGAGCGAGTCGTAACCGGGGAGGATCACCGTGTCGGGATCGTGGGCGCGGATCCGCCCGACGACCCCCGGATTGAGGTGGACCGTCCACGCGCCGCGCTTGAGCGGAATGTGCAGTCCCTTCATGAATTCGTGCTCGAAGGCGAGCCCGTCCGGGATCCGCCAGGACCGATTGGCCTCCGTCCGCGCCATGAACAACACCCGGAAATCGACGCCCGGGCACTTCGCCAGCGCGTTGAACAGCGGCACGCGATACGGCGGGATGATGTTGTGGACGAGGACCACCCGCAGGCGATCCCGGCCGGCGGACGCGTTCATCGCGCGGCGGTGGCCGTCGCGGCGGCGCTCCCCGCGGCCAACGCGCGGTGGATGTCGAAGGTCGCGCGCGTCACACGGAAGTACACCTCGGCAGGCACGGGCGGCGCCCCGCCCGACCTCACGGCCGCGAGGAGCGCGTCGATTTCCTCGCCGTGCCCCTTCCCCGCCGAACCCAGGCTGCGCGACTTCCCGCCGACGTACAGTTTGCACTCGCGGAAATCGTCGAGCACCGCGGAGGCCCCGCCGGCGTGCATCTCGAGTCGCTCCTTGGGCAACCGCGGATTCCCTCCCGAGGTGTACAGGATCTGGCCGACGCTCCCGTCCGCGAAGCCGATCTGCACCGCCACGTCCTCCGCGAGGCCTCGGGAACGGCCCGCGGAGTCGGCTTGGAGCGATCGGATCGGGACGTCTCCCGCCAGGAAGCTCAGCAGGTCGACGAAGTGGCAGACCTCCCCGATCACGCGACCGCCGCCCAGGTCCGGATCGTGGACCCAGTGATTCGGAGGGATCGAGCCCGCATTGATCCGGTAGGTCATCAGCAGCGGCCCTCGGGTCGCCATCGCGTCCCGAAGGGCGACCGCCATCGGGGAGAAGCGCCGGTTGAAGCCGATCATCAACATCCCCGCCGCCCCGTCCGCCGCGGATTCCACGTCGGCGAGCTCGGCGTCGTTGAGGGCGAGGGGCTTCTCGACGAAGACGTGTTTCCCCGCGCGCAATGCCCCCGCCGCGAGCTCCGCGTGACGGTCGTGCCGCGTGGCGATGCACACGAGGTCGGTCGAGGGATCGTCGAAGATCTCGCGGGGCTCCGTTCCCGCCGCCTCGAATCCGAAACGGGCCCGGGCATCCTCGGCGGTGAGTCCGTGTGCCGTCACGACCCGGCTCATGCGGACGTGCGCGGCGCCGCGGAACTTCGGCAGCAGCGTTCCGCGTGCGAAGGCGCCGGCCCCGATGAACGCGACGCCGACTTGCCCGGGGACCCGGGTCGTCGCGGAAACGCGCTTCGCGCGGCCCGGCGACCCGGCGGGCGACGCCGGAGTCGGATACTCGATGACCACGCCCAGAGGGCGACCGGAGGCGCCGCCGGAGAGCAGGCGATCGTACAGGCGCGCCGCCTCGTCGACAGGAGCCCGATCCGTGATCAGGGACGCCACGTCCACCTTGCGGTCGGCGACGAGGCGCAGGAACGCCTCGAGATTGCGGGTCTCCGTCCAGCGCACGTAGCCGATCGGATAATCCACTCCCTTCTCCTCGAAACGCAGGTCGTAGCGACCCGGTCCGTAAGAGCGGGAGATGCGCAGGTCGAGCTCCTTCGCGAAGGCGATCTCGCGGGGCAGCGCGAACGGGACGAACCCCACGGCGACGACGCGTCCGCGGTCCCGCGACATCCCGGCCGCGGCGACCATGGGCCCGTCCTCCTTGCTGGCGGCGGTCACGAGCACCGCGTCGACGCCGATCCCCTCCGTCCAGGCCAGCGCCGTCGCGACCTGCGCCTCCGTGTCGCCGTCGACGCCCGTCTCGGCGCCGGAGGCCTTCGCGCGTTCGACGAGATCGGCCGCGAGATCGAACGCGCACACCCTCACGCCGTTCGCGCACAGCATCTGCGTCGTGAGCTGGCCGAGGATCCCCAGTCCGACGACCGCGAACTGCTCGCCCAGCGTCGGCTGCGCCTGCCGGATGCCCTGGAGCGCGATCGCGCCCAGCGTGGCGAACGCCGCGTGTTCCGTGGCGACGGCGTCCGGGATCCGCGCGGCGAGATGGACCGGAACGCAGACCACCTCGGCGTGGCTCGCGTGGCCGAACCCCGCGCAGGCGACGCGATCGCCGACCCGGAAGTAGTCGCCCGCGCCCTCCCCCACCGCGAGCACGACGCCCGCGCTCGCGTATCCGAGCGCGCGCGGCTCCGAGAGCTTGGACTGCACCTTGCGGTAGGCGGCCACCACCCCGTCGCGCCGCACGCTCTCCATGACGCGCCGCACGAGATCGGGCCGCGCCCGCGCGGTCGTGAGATAGGAGTCGCGAACGGCCGAGACGAGGTCGCGTTCGGTGCCCGGGGAGACCACGGAGAAGTGGTTCCGCACGAGCAAGCACCCGCCACGCAGCGCCGGCGAGGCGAGCTCGGCCGTTTCGATCCGCCCGCTCTTGGGATCCTGGACGACTTGTTTCATGCGACGCCAATCCTAGCGCAGGCCGGAAACGTCACGACGGAACGACCCGGACGGGGTCGGCGGCTCGGGCGTCCTGCGCGGCGTCGACGAAGGACCGGCACCACAGCTCGACGCACATCAGCGTGAAGACGGTGTACGCGCCGTCGATCGCGCCGCGCCGATCGGCGGCGACGAGCTCCGCCACCGCCGAGGCGTCGAACAACCCGCGGTCGCGGATCGAGCGGGGCGAGAGCAGGTCCTCCACGAGCGGCCGGAGCTCCGACTTCACCCAGGCCCGGACGGGGGCACCGAAGCCGGTCTTCGGCCGGTAGACCACGTCCGCGGGGAGGCGGGGCTCCATCGCCTTCTTGAAGATCCACTTGCCCTCGGTGCCGCGCTGCTTGAGCGCCGGAGGCACGGACGCGGCGAGGTGCATGAGGTCGGGATCGAGCAACGGAACCCGGACCTCGACGCCGACCGCCATGCTCAGCTTGTCCGCATAGACGAGATTGTGATCCCCCAGAAAATGCCGCCCTTCGAGGTGCAGCATGCGCTGGAGCGGCGGCGTGCTCGGGGGCAGCTCCGCCAACGTGGCCAGGAGCGGCTCCAGCACGCCTCGCCCGGACAGGTCGGCCCGGAGCCGCTCGCCGTAGAGCGACGCGAGGACGTCCGGCTCCGTGCCGAGGAAATAACTCGCGATGCGCTCGTCCCCCTCGAGGTCGGCGTATCGGAGCGCCTTGCGCAGGCGGCGTCCGAACGGGCCGGAGGTCCTTGTCGAGGCCGCGCTCGCCGCGATTCGCCGGCGCACCGCCCGCGGCGCCCACGACCACAGGCGCTCGCGCGCGAGGGCCAGGTGCCGCCGGTATCCGGAGAAGATGTCGTCGCCGCCGGTCCCCGAGAGGAGCACCTTGATCCCCCGCTCGCGGGCGAGTCGGCAGATGGACAGGACGTGCAGCGGCGCGGGATCCGCCGTGGGCTCGTCGAGGTGCCAGATCATGAGCGACAGATCGTCGACGATCTCCGGGCCCACGATCACCTCGTGGAGCGCGACGTCGAGCTCTTTGGCCACGCGACGCGCGTAGACGAGGTCGTCCGCGAAGCCGTCTCGGCGGAACGCATCGTCCCGGAAGCCGATCGTGAAGCAGTCCATCCTCCCGCGCGCGTGTTTCCGAGCGGACTCCACGACGGCACTCGAATCGAGGCCGCCCGACAGGAACGCCCCCACGGGCACGTCGGCGACCATCTGCCGCCGGACGGCCTCGTCGAGCACCGAACGGACCTCCGCGGCGAGTGCGTCCTCCGACAGCGTGGTGAC
The genomic region above belongs to Candidatus Polarisedimenticolaceae bacterium and contains:
- the asnB gene encoding asparagine synthase (glutamine-hydrolyzing), which encodes MCGIAGFSGRFEPALLGRMSARIAHRGPDDDGTWHDAPRGVGLAHRRLAIIDLSPLGHQPMWDATRSAAIVFNGEIYNYRELRAGLERDGFRFVGHSDTEVLLNLYLRDGRRMLESLNGIFAFALWDERQGELLLARDGAGVKPLYWSQVGEGLLFASELKALLDCPQLPRDLDPIAVQHHLAFGWCPAPRTMLSAVRKLEAGRALRVRAGRVVEAFTFWTPPVNVPVTTLSEDALAAEVRSVLDEAVRRQMVADVPVGAFLSGGLDSSAVVESARKHARGRMDCFTIGFRDDAFRRDGFADDLVYARRVAKELDVALHEVIVGPEIVDDLSLMIWHLDEPTADPAPLHVLSICRLARERGIKVLLSGTGGDDIFSGYRRHLALARERLWSWAPRAVRRRIAASAASTRTSGPFGRRLRKALRYADLEGDERIASYFLGTEPDVLASLYGERLRADLSGRGVLEPLLATLAELPPSTPPLQRMLHLEGRHFLGDHNLVYADKLSMAVGVEVRVPLLDPDLMHLAASVPPALKQRGTEGKWIFKKAMEPRLPADVVYRPKTGFGAPVRAWVKSELRPLVEDLLSPRSIRDRGLFDASAVAELVAADRRGAIDGAYTVFTLMCVELWCRSFVDAAQDARAADPVRVVPS